A DNA window from Mesoplasma coleopterae contains the following coding sequences:
- the gltX gene encoding glutamate--tRNA ligase, with product MTKFRLRYAPSPTGFLHIGNTRTALMNYLFAKHYNGDFIVRIEDTDLERNVDGAIESQFENLNWLGINADESFLKPGDSKYGKYMQSQKFERYEQLANELISQKKAYRCFCTTEELEKDYEEQVTKGIIATKYSGKCAKLSELEIQSNLKSNKDFSIRFLVPETVLNIKDFIKGDITFDSKELGDFVILKTNKIATYNFAVVVDDFDMEISHVLRGEEHISNTPRQILIYQAFGWKTPEFGHMSLIVDSTGKKLSKRSGNALFFIEQYKNQGYLPEAMFNYISLLGWSPVGEKELLTKQELIAMFDDKRFSKSPSTFDMTKMKWINSQYMKALTEEQYLEFTKKFINKDEFNISLKTEEWLNQVLLLFKKELEFAEQINKHLSIFFKDMEISNETLEVLKSINENKKVIEEFKNQINDISNWEVESIKLLIKSVSEITNKKGKELFMPIRIAASNSEHGPSLADVIYLLGKEKVLANIAKIK from the coding sequence ATGACTAAGTTTAGATTAAGATATGCACCTTCACCAACAGGTTTTTTACATATTGGGAATACAAGAACAGCTTTAATGAATTATTTATTTGCTAAACACTATAATGGAGACTTTATTGTAAGAATAGAAGATACTGATTTAGAAAGAAATGTTGATGGAGCCATTGAGTCACAATTTGAAAATTTAAATTGATTAGGGATAAATGCAGATGAATCTTTTTTAAAACCGGGTGATTCTAAATATGGTAAATATATGCAGTCACAAAAGTTTGAAAGATATGAACAATTAGCTAATGAACTTATTTCTCAAAAAAAAGCATATCGTTGTTTTTGTACAACTGAAGAGTTAGAAAAAGATTATGAAGAACAAGTTACTAAAGGAATCATAGCAACTAAATACTCAGGTAAATGTGCAAAACTAAGTGAACTTGAAATTCAATCAAACTTGAAATCAAATAAAGATTTTTCAATAAGATTCTTAGTCCCAGAAACTGTTTTAAATATTAAGGACTTTATAAAAGGTGACATTACATTTGATTCAAAAGAATTAGGTGATTTTGTTATTTTAAAAACTAATAAAATTGCAACATATAATTTTGCTGTTGTAGTTGATGATTTTGATATGGAAATTTCTCATGTATTAAGAGGAGAAGAACATATTTCAAATACTCCTAGACAAATTTTAATTTATCAAGCATTTGGATGAAAAACTCCAGAGTTTGGTCACATGTCATTAATAGTTGATTCAACAGGTAAAAAATTATCAAAAAGAAGTGGTAATGCTTTATTCTTCATTGAACAATACAAAAACCAAGGTTATTTACCAGAAGCAATGTTCAACTATATTTCATTACTAGGATGATCACCTGTTGGAGAAAAAGAATTGTTAACTAAACAAGAATTGATTGCAATGTTTGATGATAAACGTTTTAGTAAATCTCCTTCAACATTTGATATGACAAAAATGAAGTGAATAAATTCTCAATATATGAAAGCATTGACTGAAGAACAATATTTAGAATTTACAAAAAAATTCATCAACAAAGATGAATTCAATATATCTTTAAAAACAGAAGAATGATTAAATCAAGTTTTATTATTATTTAAAAAAGAATTAGAATTTGCTGAACAAATTAACAAACACTTGTCAATATTCTTTAAAGACATGGAAATTTCGAATGAAACTCTTGAAGTATTAAAATCAATTAATGAAAACAAAAAAGTTATTGAAGAATTTAAAAATCAAATTAATGATATATCTAATTGAGAAGTTGAATCTATTAAATTATTAATTAAATCAGTTAGTGAAATAACAAACAAAAAAGGCAAAGAACTATTCATGCCAATTAGAATCGCAGCTTCAAATTCTGAACATGGGCCTTCATTAGCAGATGTTATTTATTTATTGGGAAAAGAAAAGGTTTTAGCAAATATTGCTAAAATTAAATAG
- the ychF gene encoding redox-regulated ATPase YchF, protein MSLKVGIVGLPNVGKSTLFNAITNSNVEAANYPFATIEPNVGVVEVPDERLDKINEIFNSKKKIATTIEFVDIAGLIAGASKGEGLGNAFLANIRETDAICEVVRCFDNKDITHVEGNVDPIRDIEIINLELMLSDEATIKKRIERITPKVRGGDKTFAAEMEVLKKAQLCLEQNKLLNTLELNEEENKILKGFQFLTAKTFIYVANVNDDELMEDNDYVKQVKEFASKNNASVVKICAKIEEDLSEATPEEKAEFLNDLGVKYSGLEQVIKAAYEALDLETYFTAGPQEARSWQYKKGWTAPQCAGVIHTDFERGFIKADIYNVQDLIELGDEKKVKESGKMRLEGKGYVMQDGDVCFFKFNV, encoded by the coding sequence ATGAGTTTAAAAGTAGGAATTGTAGGATTACCAAATGTAGGTAAATCAACTTTATTTAATGCTATAACAAATTCAAATGTGGAAGCAGCTAACTACCCATTTGCAACAATAGAACCTAATGTGGGAGTTGTTGAAGTTCCAGATGAAAGATTAGATAAAATAAATGAAATTTTTAATTCAAAGAAAAAAATAGCAACAACAATTGAATTTGTTGATATTGCAGGTTTAATTGCTGGAGCTTCAAAGGGTGAAGGTTTAGGTAATGCTTTTTTGGCTAACATTAGAGAAACTGATGCTATTTGTGAAGTTGTTAGATGTTTTGACAATAAAGACATTACTCACGTTGAAGGGAATGTTGATCCTATTAGAGATATCGAAATCATTAATCTAGAATTAATGTTATCTGATGAAGCAACTATAAAAAAACGTATTGAAAGAATCACTCCAAAAGTTCGCGGTGGAGATAAAACTTTTGCAGCAGAAATGGAAGTATTAAAAAAAGCTCAACTTTGTTTAGAACAAAATAAACTTTTAAATACTTTAGAATTAAATGAAGAAGAAAACAAAATTCTTAAGGGATTCCAATTTTTAACGGCTAAAACTTTTATTTATGTTGCCAATGTTAATGATGACGAATTAATGGAAGATAATGATTATGTTAAACAAGTTAAAGAGTTTGCTTCTAAGAACAATGCCTCAGTAGTTAAAATTTGTGCAAAAATTGAAGAAGATTTAAGTGAAGCAACTCCTGAAGAAAAAGCAGAATTTTTAAATGATTTGGGAGTTAAATATTCAGGATTAGAGCAAGTTATTAAGGCTGCTTATGAAGCATTAGACTTAGAAACATATTTTACAGCAGGACCCCAAGAAGCAAGAAGCTGACAATACAAAAAAGGATGAACAGCACCTCAATGTGCAGGAGTTATTCATACTGATTTTGAAAGAGGTTTTATTAAAGCTGATATTTACAATGTACAAGATTTAATTGAATTAGGTGACGAAAAGAAAGTTAAGGAATCTGGTAAAATGCGTCTTGAAGGTAAAGGTTACGTAATGCAAGATGGTGATGTTTGTTTCTTTAAATTTAATGTCTAG
- a CDS encoding dicarboxylate/amino acid:cation symporter yields MLLSSFKETFLQNFLSISTWQSLLAIVLFFGLMGGFWYGLKQIKIKFVYRILIGMSIGLIFGIVIQAIIGFPGGSWFSHDGKSAWALVDGNWLDISEYYIQKPNLQGMDEIKGNYVQIKTIIGIEGYEAVVNGLTKLSLFKDAKGENLAFISAISFSPEIKSGIDWIIEFNTWASMLRQIFINGILLITIPVVFIAIFRVVAKPGSKGLGRISGKAIAILLINVAIAFTITFWIGYVLKIGKGLNFDQQIPGGSGRTDSKALPEIIWGYIPSNFVATLSATAIIPVIVLAALIGYATTFVRKKHPESMDNLMNFMDRAWDIVMSILMTFMKIMPLAVMAMLTTSITTRAIGALASIGLILAVGYLGLIIMLGFMTLILFLSGINVKAWWKNAWKPLIQGFSTQSSNATLPVTIDTLTNEMKIKDKVTSIVAPLSTSLGLVACAGVQAGLITSVLYTGSATVAEMNIFAFFILGLFTTIVASIGIAGVPGTATVVTSAVLNGIGFGTFFAPVYAIFGAIDGLFDMGRTATNVTGGVFAATLVAKDELLFDEGTELISEKKLKTLIENKNLKEESKKTKQADKEANKVEKQKNKVEKQKAEKKTKK; encoded by the coding sequence ATGTTATTAAGTAGTTTTAAAGAAACTTTTCTTCAAAACTTTTTAAGCATAAGCACATGGCAATCACTTTTAGCGATTGTATTGTTTTTTGGTTTAATGGGTGGGTTTTGATATGGATTGAAACAAATAAAAATTAAGTTTGTATACAGAATTTTAATTGGAATGAGTATAGGATTGATATTTGGTATAGTTATTCAAGCAATTATAGGTTTCCCTGGAGGTTCATGATTTTCACATGATGGAAAATCAGCTTGGGCACTAGTTGATGGTAACTGATTAGATATTTCAGAATATTATATTCAAAAACCAAATCTTCAGGGAATGGATGAAATAAAAGGTAATTATGTTCAAATAAAAACAATAATCGGAATAGAAGGATATGAAGCAGTAGTAAATGGTCTAACAAAACTATCTTTATTTAAAGATGCTAAAGGTGAAAATCTTGCTTTTATTTCTGCAATTTCTTTTTCACCAGAAATCAAATCTGGGATTGATTGAATAATTGAATTCAATACATGAGCATCAATGTTAAGACAAATATTTATTAATGGTATTTTACTAATTACAATACCAGTTGTATTTATTGCAATTTTTAGAGTTGTTGCTAAACCTGGAAGTAAGGGTTTGGGAAGAATATCAGGAAAAGCTATAGCTATATTATTAATTAACGTTGCTATAGCTTTCACAATAACTTTCTGAATAGGATATGTTTTAAAAATTGGAAAGGGATTAAATTTTGATCAACAAATACCTGGCGGTTCTGGAAGAACAGACTCTAAAGCATTACCAGAAATAATTTGAGGGTATATACCATCTAATTTTGTTGCTACATTATCAGCAACAGCAATTATACCTGTTATTGTTCTTGCTGCCTTAATTGGATATGCTACAACATTTGTAAGGAAAAAACATCCTGAGTCAATGGATAATTTAATGAACTTCATGGACAGAGCTTGAGATATAGTTATGTCTATATTAATGACATTTATGAAAATAATGCCATTAGCAGTAATGGCTATGCTAACAACATCAATTACAACTAGAGCAATAGGAGCACTTGCATCTATTGGTTTAATATTAGCTGTTGGATATTTAGGTTTAATAATTATGTTAGGATTTATGACATTAATTTTATTTTTATCAGGAATAAATGTAAAAGCATGATGAAAAAATGCATGAAAACCTTTAATCCAAGGTTTCTCAACACAATCATCAAATGCAACATTGCCAGTTACAATTGACACTTTAACAAATGAAATGAAAATTAAAGATAAAGTAACAAGTATTGTTGCACCTTTATCAACATCTCTTGGATTAGTAGCTTGTGCAGGAGTTCAAGCCGGACTAATAACATCTGTTTTATATACAGGATCAGCAACGGTTGCTGAGATGAATATTTTTGCATTCTTTATTTTAGGATTATTCACAACAATAGTAGCAAGTATTGGAATTGCTGGTGTACCTGGTACAGCAACAGTTGTTACATCAGCTGTTTTAAATGGAATTGGTTTTGGAACATTCTTTGCCCCTGTATATGCAATTTTTGGAGCAATTGATGGTTTATTTGACATGGGTAGAACAGCAACTAATGTAACTGGAGGAGTTTTTGCAGCCACACTTGTAGCGAAAGATGAATTATTATTTGATGAAGGAACTGAATTAATTTCAGAAAAAAAACTAAAAACATTAATAGAAAATAAAAATTTAAAAGAAGAAAGTAAAAAAACAAAACAAGCCGATAAAGAAGCTAATAAAGTTGAAAAACAAAAAAACAAAGTTGAAAAGCAAAAAGCTGAAAAGAAAACAAAAAAATAA
- a CDS encoding FAD-dependent oxidoreductase has translation MKTVIIGGSATGMGVAAKLKRLDHESEIIVIQDKEYVSLGACGIPYYVGHNFENPETLIARKIEKFEESGISVLSKTKVKNIDFDNKVISFENEKITYDNLVIAVGAKPIIPDIKNIDAKNIFTVNSKEDGIIIKNTITDSSKVLIIGSGLIGLEMVENIRHATKAKITIIEKADRVLKNLFDKEFTELVESEITKQDIKLCKENEIIEFIKDSNNKVCAAKTIKGEIIECDVVILSIGVLPNTHFLKDSKLELEKNGAIKINEYCETNIPNVYAGGDCCSSLSYLYKNTRTFYLATVANKQAKIIANNINENKSSKFVGALGTTIIRFFDLELARTGENRMFIEMNNIQTKEVLINDKDHTNYVSGQEDLWLRIIIDLKTKEIINAQMIGKNKSVLRIYGLVGLIWAKTKVDEALEQIDLPYSPPFSRTTDIIHIAISKLI, from the coding sequence ATGAAAACTGTTATTATTGGTGGTTCTGCAACTGGTATGGGTGTTGCTGCTAAACTTAAAAGATTAGATCATGAAAGCGAAATAATTGTTATTCAAGATAAAGAATATGTTTCATTGGGCGCATGTGGAATCCCATATTATGTAGGTCACAATTTTGAAAATCCTGAAACATTAATTGCAAGAAAAATTGAAAAGTTTGAAGAATCAGGAATTTCTGTATTAAGTAAAACTAAAGTCAAAAATATTGATTTTGATAATAAAGTCATTTCATTTGAAAATGAAAAAATTACTTATGATAATTTGGTAATTGCTGTTGGAGCTAAACCTATAATCCCAGATATTAAGAATATTGATGCTAAGAATATTTTTACTGTTAATTCTAAAGAGGACGGAATAATTATTAAAAACACTATTACTGATAGTAGTAAAGTGCTAATAATAGGATCAGGACTTATAGGGCTTGAAATGGTTGAAAATATCAGACACGCAACAAAAGCAAAAATAACAATCATTGAAAAGGCCGATCGTGTGCTTAAAAATTTATTTGATAAAGAGTTTACTGAATTAGTTGAAAGTGAAATTACTAAACAAGATATAAAACTATGTAAAGAAAATGAAATAATCGAATTTATAAAAGATTCAAATAATAAAGTTTGTGCAGCCAAAACAATAAAAGGTGAAATTATTGAGTGTGATGTTGTTATTTTAAGTATTGGTGTTTTACCAAATACACATTTTTTAAAGGATTCAAAATTGGAATTAGAAAAAAATGGAGCTATTAAAATTAATGAATATTGTGAAACTAATATTCCAAATGTCTATGCAGGGGGAGATTGTTGTAGTAGTTTGAGTTATTTATATAAAAACACAAGAACATTTTACCTAGCAACTGTTGCTAACAAACAAGCAAAAATTATAGCAAATAATATAAATGAAAATAAATCTAGTAAATTCGTTGGAGCATTAGGAACAACAATAATAAGGTTTTTTGACTTAGAACTAGCAAGAACTGGTGAAAATAGAATGTTTATTGAAATGAACAACATACAAACAAAAGAAGTATTAATAAATGATAAAGATCATACTAATTATGTAAGTGGTCAAGAAGATTTATGATTAAGAATAATTATTGATTTGAAGACAAAAGAAATCATAAACGCACAAATGATAGGTAAAAATAAATCTGTTTTAAGAATTTATGGACTTGTTGGATTAATTTGAGCAAAGACTAAAGTGGATGAAGCTTTAGAGCAAATTGATTTACCATATTCTCCACCATTTTCACGAACAACAGATATTATTCATATTGCTATAAGTAAATTAATATAA
- the rsmG gene encoding 16S rRNA (guanine(527)-N(7))-methyltransferase RsmG — MFNNWKIFENILGFIPSEQIKQKLNEYYKILLEENAKYNLTRIISEEEVYEKHFLDSLLFTKEFKISDQNILDIGSGPGFPGIVLKIFYPETEITLVDSNNKKVNFLNIVIEKLKLERIVAKHVRAEELARIENEKYDVVISRAVAYLDVILELASRFAKIGGQIILLKGPRADDEIKNSKNIDQKLKLSLDKKQILEDTGFGERINLFYSKKQSTPELYPRDYAKIVKESGKK, encoded by the coding sequence ATGTTTAATAATTGAAAAATTTTTGAAAATATTTTAGGCTTTATTCCATCAGAACAAATAAAACAAAAATTAAACGAATATTATAAGATACTTCTTGAAGAAAATGCAAAGTATAATTTGACAAGAATAATTAGTGAAGAAGAAGTTTATGAAAAACATTTTTTGGATTCTTTATTATTTACTAAAGAATTTAAAATATCTGATCAAAATATTTTAGATATTGGATCTGGTCCAGGATTCCCAGGAATAGTTTTAAAAATATTTTACCCAGAAACTGAAATAACATTGGTTGATTCAAATAATAAAAAAGTGAATTTTCTAAATATTGTAATAGAAAAATTAAAATTAGAAAGAATTGTTGCAAAACATGTAAGAGCTGAAGAATTAGCAAGAATAGAAAATGAAAAATATGACGTAGTTATTTCAAGAGCTGTTGCATATCTGGATGTTATTTTGGAATTAGCATCTAGATTTGCTAAGATTGGCGGACAAATTATTTTGTTAAAGGGTCCAAGAGCAGATGATGAAATAAAAAATTCAAAAAATATTGATCAAAAATTAAAACTTAGTTTAGATAAAAAGCAGATTCTTGAAGATACTGGATTTGGTGAAAGAATAAATTTATTTTATTCAAAGAAACAATCAACGCCTGAGTTATATCCAAGAGATTATGCAAAAATAGTTAAAGAAAGTGGAAAAAAATAA
- a CDS encoding type IA DNA topoisomerase, with amino-acid sequence MTKYLVLLESPSKVDKIKHYLTKNFPEDSFEVLASGGHINKIADSGPWGLGIDLQTMTPTFKIETTKRKNVSEITKAGKNADKIILASDPDREGEAIAWHLANLFTKDNKEIKRITFNEITESAVVKAFGEMREIDLDLVNAQLSRQMLDKIIGYMVSNSLQKSTGLLSAGRVQTPALKILVDRDKIIKAFVETIYKKIFVVDQKQNVKLFLYKDDNNLVVNDPKNYYISEEQSKVIKNNLGVEYKCTKYKAKEFEVRSFKPYSTASLLQDGFSKLRMSAAQITVAAQKLYEAGLVTYIRTDSNRYSSDFVVEAKNFINKNFKGDLFKEAVTIKIQANAQEAHESIRPTDLNQRPENISSQIEDKNMIRLYNLIWWNTVKSLMKGPSGFYHNWTFWNNGYEFKQSWKEVLDLGYNKLDKSETDEDIELDENDDEILNDDEVKPPFEFKENYVFTIGKEAIVTEDAKTSPPRMFNQASLVRELKDLGIGRPSTYTPTLSKLKEREYAIPHRGKPFEVTEKGYQAEEFLYEKYEDFFNVNYTAKMEQNLDKIAEGNFDHKDWIKSIYEELSESVKAQIQEAKTSDIKCPRCHEGSLVFIKSKFGRGRGCSNFTTTKCGYREYEQKDGSWLEYVAKPKEEKEKAKD; translated from the coding sequence ATGACAAAATATTTAGTATTACTTGAATCACCATCAAAGGTTGACAAAATAAAACATTACCTTACAAAAAACTTTCCAGAGGATTCTTTTGAGGTTTTAGCTAGTGGTGGGCACATTAATAAAATCGCCGACTCAGGGCCTTGAGGTTTAGGTATAGACCTTCAAACAATGACACCAACTTTTAAGATTGAAACAACCAAGAGAAAAAATGTTTCTGAAATTACTAAAGCTGGAAAAAATGCTGACAAAATAATTCTTGCTTCCGATCCTGACCGTGAAGGAGAAGCAATTGCTTGACACCTTGCAAATTTGTTTACAAAAGATAACAAGGAAATAAAGAGAATAACATTTAATGAAATTACTGAGAGTGCTGTTGTCAAAGCTTTTGGTGAAATGAGAGAAATTGATTTGGATTTAGTTAATGCGCAATTATCTAGACAAATGCTAGATAAAATAATTGGGTACATGGTTTCTAATTCTTTGCAAAAAAGTACTGGATTATTAAGTGCTGGTAGGGTACAAACTCCAGCATTAAAAATTCTTGTTGATCGAGACAAAATTATTAAAGCTTTTGTTGAAACTATTTACAAAAAAATATTTGTTGTTGACCAAAAACAAAATGTTAAATTATTTTTATATAAAGATGATAATAACCTAGTGGTTAATGATCCAAAAAACTATTACATATCTGAAGAACAATCAAAAGTTATTAAAAATAACTTAGGCGTTGAATACAAGTGTACAAAATATAAAGCTAAAGAGTTTGAAGTTAGAAGTTTCAAACCTTACTCTACAGCAAGTTTATTACAAGATGGATTTAGTAAATTAAGAATGAGTGCTGCTCAAATTACAGTTGCTGCTCAAAAACTTTATGAAGCTGGACTTGTTACTTATATAAGAACAGACTCAAATAGATACTCAAGTGACTTTGTCGTTGAGGCTAAAAACTTTATTAATAAAAATTTCAAAGGTGATCTTTTTAAAGAAGCTGTTACAATTAAAATACAAGCTAATGCTCAAGAGGCCCATGAATCAATCAGACCAACTGATTTAAATCAAAGACCTGAAAACATATCTTCTCAAATAGAAGATAAAAATATGATTAGACTTTATAATTTAATTTGGTGAAATACTGTTAAATCATTAATGAAAGGTCCAAGTGGTTTCTACCATAATTGAACTTTCTGAAATAATGGTTATGAATTTAAACAAAGTTGAAAAGAAGTTTTAGATTTAGGATATAACAAATTAGATAAATCAGAAACCGATGAAGATATTGAATTAGACGAAAATGATGATGAGATTTTAAATGATGATGAAGTTAAACCTCCTTTTGAATTTAAAGAAAATTATGTATTTACTATAGGTAAAGAAGCAATTGTTACTGAAGATGCTAAAACTTCTCCTCCAAGGATGTTTAACCAAGCTAGCCTTGTTAGAGAATTGAAAGATTTAGGAATTGGCAGACCTTCAACTTATACTCCAACTCTTTCGAAACTGAAAGAACGTGAATATGCTATACCTCATAGAGGTAAACCTTTTGAAGTAACTGAAAAAGGTTATCAAGCAGAAGAATTTTTATATGAAAAATATGAAGATTTCTTTAATGTTAATTACACTGCTAAAATGGAACAAAATCTTGATAAAATTGCTGAAGGAAACTTTGATCATAAAGATTGAATTAAATCTATTTATGAAGAACTTAGTGAATCAGTTAAAGCACAAATTCAAGAAGCAAAAACTAGTGACATTAAATGTCCTAGATGTCATGAAGGTAGTCTAGTATTTATTAAATCAAAATTTGGTAGAGGAAGAGGTTGTTCAAACTTTACTACTACAAAATGTGGATACCGTGAATATGAACAAAAAGACGGTTCTTGATTAGAATATGTAGCTAAACCAAAAGAAGAAAAAGAAAAGGCAAAGGATTAA
- a CDS encoding DUF951 domain-containing protein, with product MHAELEIGDIIILKKPHPSGTFKWELIRIGALYKFRSTDKFDLFIELRRNILDKQIKEIIKKEGE from the coding sequence ATGCACGCTGAATTAGAAATAGGTGACATTATAATTCTAAAAAAGCCGCACCCAAGCGGAACCTTTAAATGAGAACTTATTCGTATTGGTGCTTTATATAAATTTAGAAGCACAGATAAGTTTGATTTATTTATAGAATTAAGAAGAAATATTTTAGACAAACAAATTAAAGAAATTATTAAAAAAGAAGGAGAATAG
- a CDS encoding uracil-xanthine permease family protein — MQEVKQEEIGLVLEPRERPKSYGQWFIFSIQHVFAMFGSTVLVPIIINSLAGEIVMTSSMALFCSGVGTLIYIALTKAKVPMYLGSSFAYMTAIGMNYQAYGNSVFVAIMVAGLIYILFGILVYYLGTDFIEKIFPVIVIGPLIMVIGLSAAPSALVNAGITSSKSWTEAAKGYKQWIAALIALFTFMITVIVTLKAKGIAKVIPVMIGILSGFALSLIIHFSMKNSALIDTTKITDVSQWEWYPSFKPLWKQEAKNILPAILAISPLAIIAMAEHIGDHIAMGYITKKDFVKDPGIHRTLIADGISIVFDGIVGGPPNTTYGENTAVVGMTKVASVWVTGGAAVIAIILSFVAPVNQTISMLPEPVMGGVGMIMFGFISINGVRIMVTSKTDFMNMRNVFISATVLVIGVVLSVLGEGIDIGSFNLPGLGLAAFTGIILNLILPTKLNEGFWIIKWVKSKFKK, encoded by the coding sequence ATGCAAGAAGTAAAACAAGAAGAAATTGGCTTGGTTTTAGAACCTAGAGAAAGACCTAAAAGCTATGGTCAGTGATTTATATTTTCAATTCAACATGTATTTGCAATGTTTGGTTCAACAGTACTTGTGCCAATTATTATTAATAGTTTAGCAGGTGAGATTGTTATGACATCATCAATGGCTTTATTTTGTTCAGGGGTAGGTACATTAATTTATATTGCTCTTACTAAGGCAAAAGTTCCAATGTATTTAGGAAGTTCGTTTGCTTATATGACAGCAATTGGAATGAATTATCAAGCTTATGGAAATTCAGTATTTGTGGCTATTATGGTTGCAGGACTAATTTATATTTTATTTGGAATATTAGTTTACTATTTGGGCACTGATTTTATTGAAAAAATATTCCCAGTTATTGTTATAGGGCCTTTAATAATGGTTATTGGATTAAGTGCTGCTCCATCAGCACTTGTTAACGCAGGAATAACAAGTTCAAAAAGTTGAACTGAGGCAGCAAAGGGTTATAAACAATGAATTGCTGCATTAATTGCTTTGTTCACTTTTATGATAACAGTGATAGTTACATTAAAAGCTAAAGGTATAGCAAAAGTTATACCGGTAATGATTGGTATTTTGTCAGGTTTTGCGTTAAGTTTAATAATTCATTTTTCAATGAAAAATTCAGCATTAATAGATACCACAAAAATAACTGATGTTTCACAGTGAGAGTGATATCCTTCGTTTAAACCTTTATGAAAACAAGAAGCAAAAAATATTTTGCCTGCTATATTAGCAATTTCACCATTAGCAATAATTGCAATGGCTGAACATATTGGTGATCATATAGCTATGGGATATATAACTAAAAAGGATTTTGTAAAAGACCCTGGTATTCATAGAACATTAATTGCAGATGGTATTTCAATTGTATTTGACGGTATAGTTGGTGGACCACCAAATACAACATATGGTGAAAATACGGCGGTTGTAGGTATGACAAAAGTTGCGTCTGTGTGAGTTACAGGTGGGGCTGCTGTTATAGCAATTATATTATCATTTGTTGCGCCAGTTAACCAAACAATATCTATGCTACCAGAACCAGTAATGGGTGGTGTTGGAATGATCATGTTTGGATTTATAAGTATAAATGGTGTAAGAATTATGGTTACAAGTAAAACTGACTTTATGAATATGCGAAATGTATTTATTTCAGCAACTGTTTTAGTAATAGGAGTTGTTCTTAGTGTGCTTGGTGAAGGAATAGACATTGGTTCATTCAATCTTCCAGGATTAGGATTGGCAGCATTTACAGGAATTATTCTAAATTTAATATTACCAACTAAACTTAATGAAGGATTTTGAATAATAAAATGAGTAAAATCAAAATTCAAAAAATAA
- a CDS encoding SprT family zinc-dependent metalloprotease: MKKTLSYQGNNLNYTITYKEQKHIILRVVQGEVRISAPLNTPDWEVEKIIYKNISKIVSVQNQHIIASVYDLNTLKPWVKIFDEEMEIIIDETLTRSKIENNKIYMKNYFDQEEQIKKLYSILAKHYKNWFISRTIDWSLKMNVQFRNVNVKLMKAKWGYCLPKELKIAYNTKLLHFKDEIISYVIIHELTHILHPNHSKEFWHFVERYCPNYKELQIQLNSTGI; encoded by the coding sequence ATGAAAAAAACCTTGTCATATCAAGGTAATAATCTAAACTATACTATTACATATAAGGAACAAAAACACATCATTTTAAGGGTTGTGCAAGGTGAAGTGAGAATTAGCGCGCCACTTAATACTCCTGACTGAGAAGTTGAAAAAATTATATATAAAAATATTTCAAAAATTGTTTCCGTTCAAAATCAACATATAATTGCCTCAGTGTATGATTTAAATACATTAAAACCTTGAGTTAAAATATTTGATGAAGAAATGGAAATTATAATAGATGAAACTTTAACGAGATCAAAAATTGAAAATAATAAAATTTATATGAAAAATTATTTTGATCAAGAAGAACAAATTAAAAAACTATACAGCATATTAGCTAAGCATTATAAAAACTGATTTATATCAAGAACAATAGATTGAAGTTTAAAAATGAATGTTCAATTTAGAAATGTTAATGTTAAGCTAATGAAAGCAAAATGAGGATATTGTTTGCCAAAAGAATTAAAAATTGCGTATAATACTAAATTATTACATTTTAAAGATGAAATTATTAGTTATGTTATCATCCATGAATTAACTCATATATTGCATCCAAATCATTCAAAAGAGTTCTGGCACTTCGTTGAAAGATATTGTCCAAACTATAAGGAATTACAAATTCAATTAAATTCAACAGGAATATAG